From a region of the Emcibacter sp. SYSU 3D8 genome:
- a CDS encoding FAD-dependent oxidoreductase — MTDGAAQTWDHETDLLVVGSGSAGLTAAVVAANEGLKVLVIEKTEYYGGTTAFSGGVAWIPNNPLMKAAGIPDTPQDAVTYLKHNIGNRVAPSKLETFVEYAPVMTQYMTDNSAVQFQMMEDFPDYRPETPGGCKGGRSIDPKVFSGRKLKDYDKLRLRPGSLPGGVVGSVKELRRLAFFKSDPKGLLDVWYVIPRNIWNRIASRQHVSSGRALVARLRYTLQEKNVPLWLETGLGELITENGDVVGARVTRQGKCLTIRARKGVLIAAGGFDHNKAMRQQYFDKATDAWASGAYSSGAPGSTGDGIRAGQQVGAALDLMDDMWWMPSSNEPGAKAPTIHVFERGLPHVMIVNKRGKRFANEARPYNELGRVIYEDDAPPAFLVFDNDYRSRYTVGTMLPGMTPERFIREGYVKKAGTLDELARQTGIDAEGLKQEVARFNAMAEAGRDEDFHKGESAFDLYAGDKSHKPSPCLGPIAKAPFYAIEIQAGDLGTKGGLLTNERAQVLRENGTVIGGLYAAGNSSACVVGNFYPGGGGTIGAGMTYGYLAAMHAAGKVGDPAKALAAAAAE; from the coding sequence ATGACCGACGGGGCAGCGCAGACGTGGGATCATGAAACCGATCTGCTGGTGGTGGGCTCGGGTTCGGCGGGGCTGACCGCCGCCGTGGTCGCCGCCAATGAGGGCCTGAAGGTCCTGGTGATCGAGAAGACGGAATATTACGGCGGCACCACCGCCTTTTCCGGCGGCGTCGCCTGGATCCCCAACAACCCGTTGATGAAGGCGGCGGGCATTCCCGACACGCCGCAGGACGCGGTCACCTACCTCAAGCACAACATCGGCAACCGGGTGGCGCCGTCCAAGCTGGAGACCTTCGTGGAATATGCGCCGGTCATGACCCAGTACATGACCGACAACAGCGCCGTGCAGTTCCAGATGATGGAGGACTTCCCCGACTACCGGCCCGAGACGCCGGGCGGCTGCAAGGGCGGCCGGTCGATCGACCCCAAGGTGTTCTCCGGCCGCAAGCTGAAGGATTACGACAAGCTGCGCCTGCGTCCCGGCAGCCTGCCGGGCGGCGTCGTCGGCTCGGTCAAGGAGCTGCGCCGGCTGGCGTTCTTCAAGTCCGATCCCAAGGGGCTGCTGGATGTCTGGTACGTCATCCCGCGCAATATCTGGAACCGGATCGCGTCACGGCAACATGTCTCCAGCGGCCGCGCGCTGGTCGCCCGGCTGCGCTACACGCTGCAGGAGAAGAATGTGCCGCTGTGGCTGGAGACCGGCCTGGGCGAATTGATCACCGAAAACGGCGATGTCGTCGGCGCCCGCGTCACCCGGCAGGGCAAGTGCCTGACCATCCGGGCGCGCAAGGGCGTGCTGATCGCCGCCGGCGGGTTCGACCACAACAAGGCCATGCGCCAGCAATATTTCGACAAGGCGACCGACGCCTGGGCCTCGGGCGCCTACAGCTCGGGCGCGCCGGGCAGCACCGGCGACGGCATCCGCGCCGGCCAGCAGGTGGGTGCGGCGCTCGATTTGATGGACGACATGTGGTGGATGCCCTCGTCCAACGAGCCCGGCGCCAAGGCGCCGACCATCCATGTGTTCGAGCGCGGCCTGCCGCATGTGATGATCGTCAACAAGCGCGGCAAGCGTTTTGCCAACGAGGCGCGGCCCTATAACGAACTGGGCCGGGTGATCTATGAGGACGACGCGCCGCCCGCCTTCCTGGTGTTCGACAACGATTATCGCAGCCGCTACACGGTGGGCACCATGTTGCCGGGCATGACACCGGAACGCTTCATCCGGGAAGGATATGTCAAGAAGGCCGGCACGCTGGACGAGCTGGCGCGCCAGACCGGCATCGACGCCGAGGGGCTGAAGCAGGAAGTCGCCCGGTTCAACGCCATGGCCGAGGCGGGCCGGGACGAGGACTTCCACAAGGGCGAAAGCGCCTTCGACCTCTATGCCGGCGACAAGTCGCACAAACCCAGTCCGTGCCTCGGGCCGATCGCGAAGGCGCCGTTCTACGCCATCGAGATCCAGGCGGGCGATCTGGGCACCAAGGGCGGCCTGCTGACCAACGAGCGCGCCCAGGTGCTGCGCGAGAACGGCACGGTGATCGGCGGTCTTTATGCCGCGGGCAACAGCTCGGCCTGCGTGGTAGGCAACTTCTATCCGGGCGGCGGCGGCACCATCGGCGCGGGCATGACCTATGGGTATCTGGCGGCCATGCATGCGGCGGGCAAGGTGGGCGACCCGGCGAAGGCGCTGGCCGCCGCGGCAGCGGAGTAG
- a CDS encoding DUF1330 domain-containing protein, with protein sequence MSIYVVATMKVLDPSCLEAYGAIAGPLVKHYGGEYVAQSAAPEIVEGDWPAGFQTIVLRWPSREAFMAFWDSPEYAKAKEIRKGKIILNNAILDEAG encoded by the coding sequence ATGAGCATCTATGTGGTTGCCACCATGAAAGTCCTCGACCCGTCCTGCCTCGAGGCCTATGGCGCCATCGCCGGTCCGCTGGTGAAGCACTATGGCGGCGAATACGTCGCGCAGAGCGCGGCGCCCGAGATCGTCGAGGGCGACTGGCCCGCGGGGTTCCAGACCATCGTTCTGCGCTGGCCGTCGCGCGAGGCGTTCATGGCGTTCTGGGATTCGCCCGAATACGCGAAGGCCAAGGAAATCCGCAAGGGCAAGATCATCCTCAACAACGCCATTCTCGACGAGGCCGGGTAA